A window of the Loxodonta africana isolate mLoxAfr1 chromosome 3, mLoxAfr1.hap2, whole genome shotgun sequence genome harbors these coding sequences:
- the LOC135230520 gene encoding olfactory receptor 7G1-like has product MAYDRYVAICHPLTCTVIMSIRLCGLLFLPSLFIRIMSALFHGLMVLQLSFGPDPEIPYFFCEVLQVIEVACSDALLNNIFSYFAATVLCGVPLCGIIFSYIQIASSILRMPSAGGKYKAFSTCGSHLSVVSLFYGTGLGTYVSAAFTHSSRKTAVASVMYTVATPMMNPFVYSLRNRDVKGAYRKIFRSITAFQ; this is encoded by the coding sequence atggcctatgaccgctatgtggcaaTTTGTCACCCACTGACATGCACAGTCATCATGAGCATTCGCCTCTGTGGCCTGCTGTTTCTACCTTCCTTGTTCATTAGGATCATGAGTGCCTTGTTCCACGGTCTGATGGTGTTGCAACTGTCCTTCGGCCCAGATCCGGAAATTCcttactttttttgtgaagtTCTTCAGGTCATTGAGGTTGCCTGTTCTGATGCCCTCCTCAATAACATCTTCTCATATTTTGCAGCTACCGTATTATGTGGTGTTCCTCTCTGTGGAATCATTTTCTCTTATATACAAATTGCTTCCTCCATTTTGAGAATGCCATCAGCAGGTGGAAAGTATAAAGCTTTCTccacctgtgggtctcacctctcaGTTGTTTCCTTGTTTTATGGGACGGGCTTAGGCACGTATGTTAGTGCTGCATTTACACACTCTTCCAGGAAGACTGCAGTAGCTTCAGTGATGTACACTGTGGCCACTCCCATGATGAACCCCTTTGTCTATAGCCTGAGAAACAGGGATGTGAAGGGGGCTTACAGAAAAATTTTCAGGAGCATAACTGCTTTTCAGTGA